In the genome of Acidimicrobiia bacterium, one region contains:
- a CDS encoding cation transporter: protein MHQGDHRRALILEWTTIAWNSGEVFITIALGVAARSLALIAFGLDSVVEVFASLVVVWHIGKAGSEFAPRTRRALRLVGAAFAVLAVLLVVGAVRVLVVGHETNDSPWGIAYLGLTAVVMFVLAAAKRRVARRLDSEPLHAEATMTTLDGFLALSILGALAMDATLGWWWADPVATLVVAGVAANEAREAWEEAEG from the coding sequence ATGCACCAGGGAGATCACCGACGGGCACTGATCCTCGAGTGGACCACGATCGCCTGGAACTCGGGGGAAGTGTTCATCACCATCGCCCTCGGGGTTGCCGCGCGTTCGCTGGCACTGATCGCCTTCGGTCTCGACTCGGTCGTGGAGGTGTTCGCCTCTCTGGTGGTGGTGTGGCACATCGGCAAGGCCGGATCGGAGTTCGCCCCACGCACCCGCCGCGCCCTGCGGCTTGTCGGGGCCGCCTTCGCCGTTCTGGCCGTGCTCCTGGTCGTGGGAGCGGTGCGGGTCCTCGTCGTCGGCCATGAGACCAACGACTCACCCTGGGGAATCGCATACCTGGGACTTACGGCGGTCGTGATGTTCGTGCTCGCTGCCGCCAAGCGGCGGGTGGCGCGCAGGCTCGACTCGGAGCCGCTTCACGCCGAGGCGACCATGACCACTCTCGACGGTTTCCTCGCCCTATCCATCCTCGGCGCCCTGGCGATGGACGCCACCCTCGGGTGGTGGTGGGCAGACCCGGTGGCGACTCTGGTCGTGGCCGGGGTCGCCGCCAACGAGGCGCGGGAGGCGTGGGAGGAGGCCGAGGGCTGA
- a CDS encoding MogA/MoaB family molybdenum cofactor biosynthesis protein, producing the protein MRARVVTVSDRVAAGTAEDRSGPAAAAILLEAGFEVEVSVVADGVESVAVALREAVAEGLDLVVTTGGTGLAPRDLTPEATALVVERPAPGISEAMRAVGMTHDPRAMLSRGMSGVAGSTLIVNLPGSVVGVEESLRAVVEVLPHAVRLAAGGPAGH; encoded by the coding sequence GTGAGGGCAAGGGTGGTGACCGTCTCCGACCGGGTGGCGGCCGGCACGGCCGAAGACCGATCGGGCCCAGCCGCCGCCGCCATCCTGCTCGAGGCCGGGTTCGAGGTGGAGGTGAGCGTCGTCGCCGACGGGGTCGAGAGTGTTGCCGTCGCACTGCGAGAGGCGGTGGCAGAAGGTCTGGACCTGGTGGTGACGACCGGCGGGACCGGTTTGGCGCCACGCGACCTCACGCCGGAGGCCACGGCATTGGTCGTAGAGAGGCCGGCACCCGGGATCTCGGAGGCGATGCGGGCAGTCGGGATGACGCACGACCCGCGAGCGATGTTGTCGCGGGGCATGAGTGGCGTCGCCGGGAGCACACTGATCGTCAACCTGCCGGGTTCGGTTGTGGGCGTCGAGGAGTCGCTGCGGGCGGTGGTCGAGGTGCTTCCGCATGCAGTGCGGCTTGCCGCCGGGGGTCCCGCAGGCCACTGA
- the moaC gene encoding cyclic pyranopterin monophosphate synthase MoaC, whose product MTEPTHIDERGNARMVDVSTKPETQRVAVAEAIITMGDEARRALFGGTLPKGDALAVARIAAINGAKRTSELVPLCHPLPITGISVTVEEHPAGARLEVTVSTVGRTGVEMEAITGASVGVIAIYDMIKAVDRGAEIGPVRLVAKHGGKSGEWSR is encoded by the coding sequence ATGACTGAGCCGACGCACATCGACGAGCGGGGCAACGCCCGCATGGTGGACGTCTCCACCAAGCCGGAGACGCAACGGGTCGCTGTGGCCGAGGCGATCATCACGATGGGCGACGAAGCCCGGCGGGCGCTGTTCGGCGGAACGCTCCCCAAGGGCGATGCCCTGGCGGTCGCCCGGATCGCCGCCATCAACGGGGCCAAGCGCACCTCCGAACTCGTCCCGCTGTGCCATCCGTTGCCGATCACCGGCATCTCCGTCACCGTCGAGGAGCACCCGGCAGGTGCCCGGTTGGAGGTGACCGTGTCCACCGTCGGCCGCACCGGCGTCGAGATGGAGGCGATCACCGGGGCGTCGGTGGGGGTGATCGCCATCTACGACATGATCAAGGCCGTGGACCGGGGCGCCGAGATCGGCCCGGTCCGGCTCGTCGCCAAGCACGGCGGCAAGTCGGGGGAGTGGTCCCGGTGA
- a CDS encoding molybdopterin molybdotransferase MoeA, which translates to MRALAEARRTVVEAMVPLPVISVPLAEAAGLVLASDVVAPHDVPPFPNSAVDGFAVRAVDLVSVPIELVVVEDLPAGRVASHRVLTGTAIRIMTGAPMPDGADSVVMVEDTEEQSGTVTIRRAVRTGENVRPAGGDLASGAVALEAGTRLGPAAMGVLATLGVTLPRVRRRPVVAVASTGDELLPSEAVTLRPGTIRDSNRPMLTALLHESGMEVRDLGIIPDDARLLRSTLEEAASTADAVVTTGGVSMGAHDLVKQVLGELGRVEFWKVAMQPAKPFAFGFLGETPFFGLPGNPVSVAVAFEQFLRPAMLRRLGAIRLFRPRMRAIAAEDLVTNPGKVVFVRVAIDDDGSVRPAGGQSSNVLSALAAADAFAVVPVGVGTVAVGEVVTVEMWRAAETRTLEEAEDD; encoded by the coding sequence GTGAGGGCACTGGCCGAAGCGAGGCGGACCGTGGTCGAAGCCATGGTGCCGCTGCCGGTGATCTCGGTGCCGCTGGCGGAGGCCGCCGGCCTGGTGCTCGCATCCGACGTGGTGGCGCCCCATGACGTTCCGCCGTTCCCCAACTCGGCGGTGGACGGTTTCGCGGTGCGGGCCGTAGACCTGGTCTCGGTGCCGATCGAGCTGGTGGTGGTCGAGGACCTCCCTGCGGGCAGGGTGGCTTCGCATAGGGTGCTGACCGGCACCGCCATCCGCATCATGACGGGGGCACCCATGCCCGATGGTGCCGACTCCGTGGTCATGGTGGAGGACACCGAGGAGCAGTCCGGAACCGTGACCATTCGGCGTGCGGTGCGAACCGGGGAGAACGTGCGACCCGCTGGCGGGGATCTGGCATCGGGAGCGGTGGCCCTGGAGGCAGGCACCAGGCTCGGTCCCGCAGCGATGGGCGTGCTGGCGACCCTTGGGGTGACGCTTCCCCGGGTGAGGCGTCGCCCGGTGGTCGCCGTGGCCTCCACCGGCGACGAGTTACTCCCGTCCGAAGCGGTGACGCTGCGCCCCGGCACCATCCGCGACTCCAACCGTCCGATGCTGACCGCCCTTCTCCACGAGTCCGGCATGGAGGTACGCGACCTCGGCATCATCCCCGACGACGCCCGGCTGCTGCGCTCGACGCTCGAGGAGGCGGCTTCCACCGCCGACGCCGTCGTCACCACCGGCGGGGTCTCCATGGGAGCTCACGACCTGGTCAAGCAGGTGCTGGGCGAGTTGGGTCGGGTCGAGTTCTGGAAGGTGGCGATGCAGCCCGCCAAGCCCTTCGCCTTCGGGTTCCTCGGCGAGACCCCGTTCTTCGGGCTGCCGGGGAATCCGGTCTCGGTGGCGGTCGCCTTCGAACAGTTCCTGCGGCCGGCCATGCTGCGACGGCTAGGAGCGATTCGGCTGTTCCGACCCCGGATGCGGGCGATCGCCGCCGAGGACCTGGTGACCAATCCGGGAAAGGTGGTGTTCGTGCGGGTAGCAATCGATGACGACGGATCGGTGCGACCTGCGGGTGGGCAGTCGTCCAACGTGCTCTCCGCCCTCGCAGCGGCCGATGCCTTCGCGGTGGTTCCGGTCGGCGTCGGCACTGTGGCTGTCGGCGAGGTGGTGACTGTGGAGATGTGGCGCGCCGCCGAGACGCGTACCCTCGAGGAGGCCGAAGATGACTGA
- the plsY gene encoding glycerol-3-phosphate 1-O-acyltransferase PlsY: MSPWTIAAVVGGYLLGSIDFGVILPRVRGVDIYASGSGNPGATNVLRTMGRGAATTVMLGDLGKGIAAAAMGGTAGGDPAAIAAGFAAVLGHCFPVWHRFRGGKGVAATAGTVLWVEPLVGLILFAVWAAIVAVTKRASLASIAVAAALVPGLWVVGQRGWTLAWATLIAVLVVTRHRANIDRLLRNAEHRIEP; the protein is encoded by the coding sequence GTGAGCCCCTGGACCATCGCCGCCGTCGTCGGCGGCTATCTGCTCGGAAGCATCGACTTCGGGGTGATCCTCCCCCGGGTGCGCGGCGTCGACATCTACGCCAGCGGAAGCGGCAATCCGGGTGCCACCAATGTGCTGCGGACGATGGGCCGCGGTGCCGCCACCACAGTGATGCTGGGCGATCTGGGCAAGGGGATCGCCGCCGCCGCCATGGGTGGCACCGCCGGTGGCGATCCGGCAGCCATCGCCGCCGGGTTTGCCGCAGTCCTCGGGCACTGCTTCCCCGTATGGCACCGGTTCAGGGGAGGCAAGGGCGTGGCCGCCACGGCCGGGACCGTGCTCTGGGTGGAGCCCCTCGTCGGCCTGATCCTCTTCGCCGTGTGGGCTGCCATCGTCGCCGTCACCAAACGGGCATCGCTCGCCTCGATCGCCGTTGCCGCCGCCCTGGTGCCCGGTCTGTGGGTGGTCGGGCAGAGGGGATGGACTCTGGCCTGGGCGACCCTCATCGCCGTCCTGGTGGTCACCCGGCATCGCGCCAACATCGATCGACTGCTGCGCAACGCCGAGCACCGGATCGAGCCGTGA
- a CDS encoding pyridoxamine 5'-phosphate oxidase family protein: MAEARVEREFEVRRHSERGSYDRSVIEAILDEAMFCTVAFVDTGQPVAIPTIHARDGDRILIHGSVGSRMMRTLASGAPCCVSATLLDGLVLARSAFNHSMNYRSVVLFGSATIVDDDTKEEALRQFTEKLIPGRWSAARPPSPKELRTTMVVAIPIESASAKVRSGPPEDEPEDMELEIWAGVIPYLVSPGPAVPAPEMPPGTPFPDHLSQRFPSPA; the protein is encoded by the coding sequence ATGGCGGAGGCCCGGGTGGAGCGCGAGTTCGAGGTTCGGCGGCACTCGGAGCGCGGCTCCTACGACCGCTCCGTCATCGAAGCCATCCTCGACGAGGCGATGTTCTGCACCGTCGCCTTCGTCGACACCGGTCAGCCGGTGGCGATCCCCACCATCCACGCCCGAGATGGCGACCGCATCCTCATCCACGGCTCCGTGGGCTCCCGGATGATGCGAACCCTGGCCTCGGGCGCCCCCTGCTGCGTCTCGGCGACCCTCCTCGACGGCCTGGTGCTGGCCCGATCGGCATTCAACCACTCCATGAACTACCGAAGCGTCGTCCTCTTCGGATCGGCCACGATCGTCGACGACGACACCAAGGAGGAAGCCCTGCGGCAGTTCACCGAGAAGCTGATCCCCGGGCGATGGAGCGCGGCGCGCCCGCCGTCGCCGAAGGAGCTGCGCACGACCATGGTGGTGGCGATCCCGATCGAGAGCGCCTCGGCCAAGGTGCGGTCCGGACCGCCCGAGGACGAACCTGAGGACATGGAACTCGAGATCTGGGCGGGGGTGATCCCCTACCTGGTGTCCCCAGGCCCGGCGGTCCCGGCGCCGGAGATGCCACCCGGGACACCCTTCCCCGATCACCTGTCGCAACGGTTCCCGTCGCCGGCCTGA
- a CDS encoding cell wall-binding repeat-containing protein: MDTSHRRHEILVWFVALAVTMAFSLMLVRGGAPAPYGGQPEDTSAGAAGESFAPGEFVPSSTPRTVYLATGLNYPDALGAAAAAGVAMGPVLLVQQNSIPSETLAEINRLAPNRIVIVGGTAVISDTVKTTLEGLAFSPTVDRIAGANRYATAAALSADVHPTRGFYPRATWSQADGPVAGTDLAQTAASVDHTTELPGIYIISGSADLYATGSDAFVECSIYVNGVEIPESERQLSFAAGAGANESNCATDAAYVAATAGTYTISLVIDYAAASTSFDERGVFVTWMPYYPGS, translated from the coding sequence ATGGATACTTCACATCGCCGCCACGAGATCCTCGTCTGGTTCGTCGCCCTAGCGGTCACCATGGCGTTCAGCCTGATGCTCGTGCGGGGTGGCGCCCCGGCGCCGTACGGCGGACAGCCGGAAGACACCTCGGCAGGAGCGGCTGGGGAGTCGTTCGCTCCCGGTGAGTTCGTGCCTTCCAGCACGCCGCGGACCGTGTACCTGGCGACGGGCCTCAACTACCCCGATGCCCTGGGCGCCGCCGCCGCCGCCGGTGTGGCCATGGGGCCGGTGCTGCTGGTGCAGCAGAACTCGATCCCTTCGGAGACCCTCGCCGAGATCAACAGGCTCGCACCGAACCGGATCGTGATCGTCGGCGGCACCGCGGTCATCTCCGACACGGTGAAGACGACGCTGGAGGGCCTCGCCTTCTCGCCCACGGTCGACCGCATCGCCGGCGCCAACCGGTACGCCACGGCGGCGGCACTCTCCGCCGACGTCCACCCGACCCGGGGCTTCTACCCGCGGGCCACCTGGTCGCAAGCGGACGGGCCGGTGGCCGGTACCGACTTAGCGCAGACCGCCGCCTCCGTCGACCACACGACCGAGCTGCCAGGGATCTACATCATCTCCGGGTCTGCCGACCTCTATGCCACCGGGTCCGACGCCTTTGTCGAGTGCTCCATCTACGTGAACGGCGTGGAGATTCCCGAGTCCGAACGCCAGCTTTCCTTCGCTGCGGGGGCAGGAGCGAACGAGTCCAACTGCGCAACCGATGCCGCGTACGTCGCCGCCACCGCGGGCACTTACACGATCTCCCTGGTCATCGACTACGCCGCGGCCAGCACGTCTTTCGACGAGCGGGGAGTGTTCGTCACCTGGATGCCTTACTACCCGGGATCGTGA
- a CDS encoding SAF domain-containing protein: protein MYWLQPPPHLRRAAAALLIVGAFLWDLRGPASVPHPFVARPISRGSAITADDVEWRSITAGALPAPDLEGAVAAVDLTAGDPLIPAVLSGGVSVPDGWWAVSLDAGRHATPGLEVLLVVVDPPVTTTGIVIEAQRGDRLSLDYRPALVAVPGDVAAVVAAADHAGLLVTAVRP from the coding sequence GTGTACTGGCTGCAGCCACCACCACACCTGCGTCGTGCCGCCGCCGCCCTCCTGATCGTCGGCGCATTTCTCTGGGACCTGCGAGGGCCGGCATCGGTCCCCCACCCCTTCGTCGCCCGTCCGATCTCCAGAGGATCTGCCATCACCGCCGACGACGTCGAGTGGCGATCGATCACCGCGGGGGCACTCCCCGCGCCGGACCTCGAGGGGGCGGTGGCGGCGGTGGACCTCACCGCAGGCGACCCGCTCATCCCGGCCGTCCTCTCCGGCGGGGTCTCGGTCCCGGACGGGTGGTGGGCGGTATCGCTAGACGCCGGGCGCCACGCCACCCCCGGCCTCGAGGTCCTGCTGGTGGTCGTGGACCCGCCGGTCACCACCACCGGCATCGTGATCGAGGCCCAGCGGGGGGACCGCCTCTCCCTCGACTACCGGCCCGCCCTGGTGGCGGTACCGGGCGATGTGGCCGCCGTGGTGGCAGCCGCCGACCACGCCGGCCTCCTGGTGACGGCGGTGCGGCCGTAG
- a CDS encoding undecaprenyl-diphosphate phosphatase: MLIAAFWGLVQGLTEFLPISSSGHLVLIPALLGMDEPDLATTAVLHLGTLLAILWYYRSDVAGLVLRPVSRSSRRIWWLLILGTIPAAVIGLTLKSPIEVVFSEPWLVAVCLMITGVLLLGSHFLPKGRRRVEDARSADAGVVGMAQAFALLPGISRSGVTITAGMAQGLSRTEAARYGFLLGIPAIAGAGTLEAIELIDSGGFEASLLVGTAVAAVTGYAAISVLIRLIGRFGLLPFALYCLAFGAASYLLV; encoded by the coding sequence GTGCTGATCGCCGCCTTCTGGGGCCTGGTCCAGGGCCTCACCGAATTCCTCCCCATCTCGTCCAGCGGGCATCTGGTGCTGATCCCCGCCCTGCTCGGCATGGACGAGCCGGATCTGGCCACCACCGCCGTGCTCCACCTGGGCACGCTGCTCGCCATCCTCTGGTACTACCGCAGCGACGTAGCCGGCCTCGTGCTGCGCCCCGTCTCCAGGTCCAGCAGGCGGATCTGGTGGCTGCTGATCCTCGGAACCATTCCGGCGGCGGTGATCGGCCTCACGCTGAAGAGCCCGATCGAGGTGGTTTTCTCCGAGCCATGGCTCGTTGCCGTCTGCCTGATGATCACCGGGGTGTTGCTGCTCGGGTCGCACTTCCTGCCGAAGGGCCGCCGCCGGGTCGAGGACGCCCGCTCGGCGGACGCCGGGGTGGTGGGGATGGCCCAGGCGTTCGCCCTGCTCCCCGGTATCAGCCGCTCGGGGGTGACCATCACCGCCGGGATGGCGCAAGGCCTCAGCCGCACCGAGGCCGCCCGATACGGCTTCCTGCTCGGGATCCCGGCCATCGCCGGCGCCGGCACCCTAGAGGCCATCGAGCTGATCGACAGCGGCGGTTTCGAGGCCAGCCTCCTGGTCGGCACGGCGGTGGCCGCCGTCACCGGCTACGCCGCCATCTCGGTGCTGATCCGACTCATCGGCCGCTTCGGCCTGCTCCCGTTCGCCCTCTACTGCCTCGCCTTCGGCGCCGCCTCGTACCTCCTGGTCTGA